From the genome of Candidatus Saccharimonadales bacterium, one region includes:
- a CDS encoding ribonuclease J has product MGQRRLAGAQSDDMSKRPNSQKPKPNNNTVLANTSTRKGEAFRAQRRTSENVNLRASQHVVNVPVNKSIYNGYQGRQFSMADQPKRSRSPRPTLRVMPIGGLGEMGIGKNMMAIEYDNDIIVIDMGFLFPGADYPGINYITPDINYLEENKHKIRGHIFTHGHLDHIGAFRHLIHRIPAPVYGSKFTLGMLQRTMEEATSGYEPQYNELNPESHERVQLGDSFSVELVRVNHSIPDATAVVVRTPLGVVVDTGDWRFEENPVDGKKFDLERLTEIATKEGILLLMNESTNCESEGTHNHGEFDIQHSMGEVMQKYPNSRLILSCFSSQIHRMQVILEEAKKHDRKVAFAGYSMIQNLEVALRAGVIKVPKDVVVKMEDIVKLPDSKVTIVCTGSQGEFNAVLNRMASGAHKFIKIKNSDVVVFSSNPIPGNEKYVVRTVDGLMREGSDVIQNGKTHLTGVGPLHLSGHGYYDDHVKLVNALNPKYYMPIHGEFHMLVHNAELAEKECGIPRDNIFVCDSGDVLEFDGSTAKKAGRIPVGGIMYDDSGAIVSEVVLKDRIHMASEGMFVVILTVARGNGRLLTSPDIISRGFIYLRDSEELMGIIRQYLKQKVARSFSNKKIDLDVIKKELKDEITHILYDQTRRTPIVIPVINEIGGGAPQQDRQRPGQPQGSRRDILPKPSGKTFPEPVIPDTEVVEPMTKVEARDY; this is encoded by the coding sequence ATGGGTCAACGACGACTCGCTGGCGCGCAATCTGACGACATGTCAAAGCGGCCAAACTCACAAAAACCAAAGCCGAATAACAATACCGTGCTTGCAAATACTAGTACTCGTAAGGGCGAAGCCTTCAGGGCGCAGCGTCGCACCAGTGAAAACGTCAATCTTCGTGCCAGTCAGCACGTGGTAAACGTACCGGTTAACAAATCAATCTATAACGGCTACCAAGGGCGTCAATTCAGCATGGCTGATCAACCAAAACGCTCTCGCAGCCCACGCCCAACCCTCCGGGTTATGCCTATCGGCGGCCTTGGCGAAATGGGTATCGGCAAAAACATGATGGCGATTGAATACGATAATGACATCATCGTTATTGATATGGGCTTTTTATTCCCCGGTGCAGATTACCCAGGCATCAACTATATTACCCCCGATATCAACTACCTTGAAGAAAACAAGCACAAGATTCGTGGTCATATCTTTACCCATGGACACCTTGACCATATTGGTGCTTTTCGTCATCTCATTCATCGCATTCCTGCGCCCGTTTACGGAAGTAAATTCACTCTTGGGATGTTGCAACGAACCATGGAAGAAGCTACTAGTGGCTACGAACCGCAATATAATGAGCTTAACCCTGAGTCGCACGAACGCGTACAGCTGGGCGATAGCTTCTCTGTAGAGCTCGTGCGTGTTAATCACTCGATTCCTGATGCAACTGCGGTTGTGGTCCGAACACCGCTTGGTGTGGTGGTTGATACGGGTGACTGGCGTTTTGAGGAAAACCCGGTGGATGGCAAAAAATTTGATCTCGAACGCCTCACCGAAATCGCTACAAAAGAAGGCATTTTGCTCCTTATGAACGAAAGTACTAACTGTGAGTCTGAAGGAACGCACAATCATGGTGAGTTCGATATCCAACATAGTATGGGTGAAGTCATGCAAAAGTACCCCAACAGCCGCTTGATTCTCAGTTGTTTCTCTAGCCAGATCCATCGTATGCAGGTGATTTTGGAAGAAGCCAAAAAACACGACCGCAAAGTCGCCTTTGCTGGCTATAGCATGATCCAGAACCTCGAGGTTGCGCTTCGTGCAGGGGTTATTAAGGTACCAAAAGATGTTGTAGTGAAGATGGAAGACATCGTAAAACTTCCTGATAGTAAGGTGACGATTGTTTGTACCGGTTCTCAGGGTGAGTTCAATGCTGTGCTGAACCGCATGGCTTCTGGTGCGCATAAATTTATCAAAATCAAAAACAGCGACGTCGTCGTATTCTCATCAAACCCGATTCCCGGTAACGAAAAGTACGTTGTTCGTACTGTTGATGGTCTTATGCGAGAGGGAAGCGACGTTATCCAGAATGGCAAGACGCATCTTACCGGTGTCGGCCCACTCCACCTTTCGGGTCATGGGTATTACGATGATCACGTAAAGCTCGTAAATGCGCTTAATCCAAAGTATTACATGCCGATCCACGGAGAATTCCACATGCTTGTCCACAATGCTGAGCTTGCAGAAAAAGAATGTGGAATCCCGCGCGATAACATCTTTGTTTGCGATAGTGGCGATGTGCTTGAATTTGATGGTTCAACTGCCAAAAAAGCTGGCCGTATTCCTGTCGGTGGCATCATGTACGATGACAGTGGTGCAATCGTCAGCGAAGTAGTCCTAAAAGACCGCATCCACATGGCATCAGAAGGTATGTTTGTGGTGATCCTTACGGTTGCTCGCGGTAACGGCCGCCTGCTTACCAGCCCAGACATCATTTCGCGTGGCTTTATTTACTTGCGCGACAGCGAAGAGCTGATGGGAATCATCCGCCAATATCTTAAGCAAAAAGTTGCTCGCAGCTTTAGTAATAAGAAAATTGATCTTGATGTAATTAAAAAAGAGCTTAAGGATGAGATTACACACATTTTGTATGATCAGACTCGTCGTACGCCGATCGTGATTCCGGTAATTAATGAAATTGGTGGCGGGGCTCCTCAGCAAGATCGTCAGCGCCCAGGGCAGCCGCAAGGTAGTCGCCGTGACATACTGCCAAAACCTTCAGGAAAAACCTTTCCTGAGCCAGTGATTCCTGACACGGAAGTGGTCGAGCCCATGACCAAGGTCGAAGCTCGCGATTACTAA
- a CDS encoding alpha/beta hydrolase, with amino-acid sequence MRWLLLPFKAIRHLYRWMWRIPRYIGLFMIFMVTISPLLAYIGLDAASRLALSDEPTVQSYKGTGTKVGRIVFLGGAGASPSAQAAGMLAMLQAEAKNVDVIEYASGKFSSKKIEDFVIARIADDEHVIFVGASLGGLLSYDIIKKLRVSGDTRKFGVVLIDAPASGSDVIGIPWILKQFSWLPLGGITNQWYHPPFDRNAPALIDPDANRQQLEALWQSYETWETSCWINQGDYVFSHDPIERLTDVTWYYIRSGADDFVGENSRSHWQNDQGPMEGGIVPEGKHIAFLNRPKLYNAEIKTGIERVAA; translated from the coding sequence GTGCGCTGGCTTCTTTTGCCTTTCAAGGCAATCCGCCATCTGTACCGCTGGATGTGGCGGATTCCCCGCTACATCGGCCTGTTCATGATCTTCATGGTCACAATCAGCCCCCTCTTGGCCTACATCGGCCTGGATGCTGCCTCTCGCCTCGCCCTGTCGGACGAACCCACAGTTCAGTCCTATAAGGGCACGGGTACTAAGGTAGGTCGCATCGTCTTCCTTGGTGGAGCCGGCGCGTCTCCGTCCGCACAGGCGGCCGGCATGCTGGCAATGCTTCAGGCGGAAGCAAAGAATGTTGACGTGATCGAGTATGCTTCGGGAAAGTTCTCGAGCAAAAAGATTGAGGACTTCGTGATCGCGAGAATCGCAGATGACGAGCATGTCATCTTCGTTGGCGCATCACTCGGTGGCCTGCTCAGCTATGACATCATCAAAAAGCTGAGAGTCAGCGGCGACACGCGCAAGTTCGGTGTTGTCCTGATCGACGCACCGGCCTCGGGCAGCGATGTCATCGGAATCCCCTGGATTCTGAAGCAGTTCTCGTGGCTCCCCCTGGGCGGTATCACCAACCAGTGGTATCACCCGCCGTTCGACCGCAATGCGCCCGCCCTAATCGATCCCGACGCCAACCGACAGCAGCTCGAAGCACTCTGGCAGAGCTACGAGACCTGGGAAACCAGCTGCTGGATCAACCAGGGCGACTACGTGTTCTCTCATGATCCGATAGAGAGACTCACTGATGTCACCTGGTATTACATCCGCTCGGGTGCCGATGATTTCGTAGGTGAAAACTCCCGGAGTCACTGGCAGAATGACCAGGGGCCGATGGAGGGTGGGATTGTTCCCGAAGGCAAGCACATAGCCTTCCTGAACCGACCCAAGCTGTACAATGCCGAAATTAAGACCGGCATCGAACGCGTGGCGGCCTGA
- a CDS encoding uracil-DNA glycosylase yields the protein MSSDDDKQAQLDRIKQEIIDKKICSELAEQATNLVMGDGNINAEIVFIGEAPGKNEDEQGLPFVGAAGKFLNEMLAEVGMQRSDVYITNIVKYRPPNNRDPLPEEKKAFWPYLLKQLQIIKPKVVITLGRHSMEYFLPGMRISAIHGQPKRIQFGKDKLVIIPLFHPAAALYNGSMRQTLIDDFVMVPEIIKKI from the coding sequence ATGAGCAGCGATGACGATAAACAAGCCCAGCTGGACCGAATCAAACAAGAAATTATCGATAAAAAAATTTGTTCGGAACTAGCGGAGCAGGCGACAAACCTTGTTATGGGCGATGGAAATATCAATGCCGAAATCGTATTTATTGGTGAAGCACCCGGTAAAAATGAGGATGAGCAAGGGCTTCCATTTGTGGGCGCCGCGGGAAAATTTCTTAATGAAATGCTTGCTGAAGTTGGCATGCAACGGAGCGACGTGTACATTACAAACATCGTAAAATATCGCCCTCCAAATAATCGCGACCCTTTACCCGAGGAAAAGAAAGCGTTTTGGCCTTATCTTCTAAAACAACTTCAGATTATTAAGCCAAAGGTAGTGATTACGCTCGGGCGGCACAGCATGGAATATTTTTTGCCCGGTATGCGCATAAGCGCCATACATGGCCAACCTAAAAGAATCCAATTTGGCAAAGATAAGCTCGTTATTATCCCTCTATTTCATCCGGCCGCGGCGCTTTACAATGGCAGTATGCGCCAAACATTAATAGACGATTTTGTTATGGTGCCAGAAATAATCAAAAAGATTTAA
- the pnp gene encoding polyribonucleotide nucleotidyltransferase codes for MSTINPNGKEIISVSTDFCGKPLTLEVNRVGFRTSASVLVTYGETVVLGTAMAGRTQTGMDYFPLSIDYEEKFYAAGKISGSRFIKREGRPSDEAILIGRLIDRPIRPLFPKGYRQEVQVVASVLSMDPDFRPDAIAMIAASTAIMLSGVPFDGPVAGLRVAHVNGEFKAFATPEERAASELDLVVAGIESGITMVEAGANEVTEDVVIDALAWAYEAFQPAIALQKELVEKIAPQPVEYELVLPNEDFQKIVDEWMEGKIGEDLRKPYPERNEMVAQLRDEFHAAMIEKFGEEDYQELRDEYNEAFTMALHKDVRKGIVEHGTRPDGRKLDEIRQLSSEVGILPRTHGSSLFTRGVTQGMNIVTLAPLSYAQLVDTMEVNDGERRYMHHYNAPGYTVGEVRRLGSPGRREIGHGYLAERAVLPMLPSEEEFPYAIRSVTEIMSQNGSTSMAATCSSVLALMDAGVPLKRPVSGIAMGLMMDGDTPYVLSDIADAEDFAGDMDFKVTGTEQGITAIQMDMKVHGLPVEILGEAIRKAKPGRAHILEHMLSTLAAPRTTISPYAPRIEKIKINPEKIGAVIGKGGEVINKITAETGAEIDIKEDGLITVSASDTTNIEKALAWIKSLTEEPEVGKIYEGKVVSIKDFGAFVNIMPGIDGMVHISQLSKDRVEKVTDVLHEGQMVKAKLTGIDERGRLSLSIKAVDE; via the coding sequence ATGTCTACAATCAACCCAAATGGCAAAGAAATCATCTCTGTCAGTACTGACTTTTGCGGCAAGCCGCTTACACTAGAGGTAAACCGTGTCGGCTTTCGTACGTCGGCAAGCGTGCTCGTTACATACGGTGAGACCGTCGTGCTTGGAACGGCTATGGCCGGACGTACGCAAACAGGGATGGATTACTTTCCGCTTTCTATCGACTATGAAGAAAAATTTTATGCAGCTGGAAAAATCTCAGGCAGTCGCTTTATCAAGCGTGAGGGGCGTCCTAGTGACGAAGCGATTCTTATCGGCCGTCTTATCGATCGCCCGATTCGCCCGCTCTTTCCAAAGGGATATCGCCAAGAAGTGCAGGTGGTGGCAAGTGTCCTCTCGATGGATCCGGATTTCCGCCCCGATGCAATTGCTATGATCGCAGCAAGCACCGCTATTATGCTTTCGGGCGTACCATTTGATGGGCCTGTCGCTGGGCTCCGTGTTGCTCACGTTAACGGTGAATTCAAAGCTTTTGCAACGCCTGAAGAACGTGCCGCAAGTGAGCTTGATCTCGTGGTTGCGGGAATCGAGAGCGGCATTACGATGGTTGAAGCCGGAGCAAACGAAGTCACCGAAGACGTCGTTATCGATGCACTTGCCTGGGCTTACGAGGCTTTTCAACCAGCAATCGCACTACAAAAAGAATTGGTTGAAAAAATCGCTCCACAACCAGTCGAATATGAGCTTGTCTTGCCAAATGAAGATTTTCAGAAAATCGTCGATGAATGGATGGAGGGTAAGATCGGTGAAGACCTTCGCAAGCCATACCCTGAGCGAAACGAAATGGTAGCCCAACTTCGAGACGAGTTCCATGCGGCAATGATTGAAAAATTCGGCGAAGAAGACTATCAGGAACTCAGAGATGAATACAATGAAGCCTTCACTATGGCGCTTCATAAAGATGTGCGAAAAGGCATCGTTGAACATGGCACTCGCCCAGATGGCCGTAAATTGGATGAAATCCGCCAGCTCTCAAGCGAGGTTGGTATATTGCCGCGAACGCATGGCTCAAGCCTCTTCACTCGTGGTGTTACTCAGGGTATGAACATCGTTACCTTAGCACCGCTGAGCTATGCGCAACTTGTCGATACGATGGAAGTCAATGATGGCGAGCGTCGTTATATGCATCACTACAATGCTCCTGGGTATACCGTAGGCGAAGTCCGTCGCCTCGGTAGTCCGGGTCGCCGTGAAATTGGGCATGGCTACCTGGCGGAGCGTGCTGTTCTTCCCATGCTCCCTAGCGAAGAAGAATTCCCGTATGCAATCCGTAGTGTGACGGAAATCATGAGCCAGAATGGTTCAACCTCTATGGCAGCAACCTGTAGCAGCGTTTTGGCACTGATGGATGCAGGTGTTCCGCTCAAACGTCCAGTTAGCGGTATCGCTATGGGTCTGATGATGGATGGCGATACACCATATGTATTAAGCGACATCGCTGACGCCGAAGACTTTGCCGGCGACATGGACTTTAAGGTCACTGGTACCGAGCAGGGAATCACCGCCATTCAAATGGATATGAAAGTTCACGGTCTTCCGGTAGAGATCCTTGGTGAAGCCATCCGTAAGGCAAAGCCGGGTCGTGCACATATCTTAGAGCATATGCTTTCAACGTTGGCCGCACCACGAACCACAATCAGTCCATACGCCCCACGTATCGAAAAAATCAAGATTAACCCGGAGAAAATCGGCGCTGTCATTGGTAAGGGCGGAGAAGTCATCAACAAAATTACTGCTGAGACCGGTGCTGAAATCGATATTAAAGAGGATGGCCTCATTACCGTTTCTGCTTCAGATACGACAAATATCGAAAAAGCACTTGCCTGGATCAAGAGCCTTACCGAAGAACCTGAAGTGGGCAAGATCTACGAAGGCAAGGTCGTAAGCATCAAAGATTTCGGCGCATTCGTAAATATTATGCCGGGTATCGACGGCATGGTCCACATTTCACAACTCTCTAAGGACCGTGTTGAAAAGGTGACTGATGTTCTCCATGAAGGTCAGATGGTAAAGGCGAAACTGACTGGAATCGATGAGCGAGGTCGCTTAAGCCTTAGCATTAAAGCTGTCGACGAATAG
- a CDS encoding histidinol-phosphate transaminase, with translation MEKTTTLHLEYGINLHADHVYDTYEPLQVTSAYPDPFSTVTRQVLSDYTGVDSEMIVCGNGSDELIDIYLRFNKLADDQLNVVVIPPMYYQYPVYASHIGANVISLPHDRTQLSSKVLKEYGAEPAHTVVMLDNPSNPAGDVVAREQIIEILEAGYKVFADEAYFEFYGKTVSDLIPVYPRHLVVSRTLSKFCAMAGSRFGYVLADPHLIKEFNRHRPFFNVNSEAQARTLFALKKINDFHSSIAAIKKSHQTTADAVNKLGYETFASLDLFVIFKHKTMPSNDLHKILREKYQIETHLFDNFKGHSVIRVASARQPDMDRLLDALKLLA, from the coding sequence TTGGAAAAAACAACAACACTCCATTTGGAGTATGGAATTAACCTTCATGCTGATCATGTGTACGATACGTACGAACCATTACAGGTAACAAGCGCGTACCCCGATCCGTTTAGCACGGTTACTCGACAGGTACTTAGCGATTATACTGGCGTCGACTCCGAGATGATCGTGTGTGGAAACGGCTCTGACGAGCTTATCGATATTTATCTTCGTTTTAACAAACTAGCTGATGATCAATTGAATGTCGTGGTCATCCCACCAATGTATTATCAGTATCCGGTGTATGCATCGCATATCGGGGCGAACGTCATTAGTCTTCCGCATGATAGGACGCAGCTTTCGTCGAAGGTATTAAAAGAGTATGGGGCCGAGCCAGCGCACACTGTAGTAATGCTTGACAACCCGAGTAATCCTGCTGGCGATGTGGTAGCACGCGAACAAATTATCGAGATACTGGAGGCGGGCTATAAGGTATTTGCCGACGAAGCTTATTTTGAGTTTTATGGCAAAACAGTGAGCGATTTGATACCAGTATACCCACGTCATCTAGTCGTTTCGCGGACCCTAAGTAAGTTTTGCGCCATGGCCGGAAGTCGCTTTGGATACGTTCTTGCCGATCCGCATCTTATTAAAGAATTTAACCGGCATCGGCCGTTTTTTAATGTTAATAGTGAGGCTCAGGCGCGGACGCTTTTTGCGCTCAAAAAAATCAACGATTTTCATAGCTCCATAGCCGCGATAAAAAAGTCACATCAGACGACCGCGGACGCGGTGAATAAACTAGGGTATGAAACGTTCGCATCACTCGATCTATTCGTGATTTTCAAGCATAAAACAATGCCAAGTAATGACCTGCATAAGATACTGAGAGAAAAATACCAGATTGAAACGCATCTCTTTGACAACTTCAAAGGCCATAGTGTAATTCGGGTCGCTTCAGCCAGACAGCCTGATATGGATCGTTTGCTGGATGCACTCAAATTGCTCGCGTAA
- a CDS encoding inositol monophosphatase family protein, with product MSRNYEKYPDTRELSKRYEFMEATVRALGDRACEMVKGTVTMCRKADGSKVTDVDETLNQLLLDRVARQFPNDLVWGEEASNSEKGNLDIADQQWLWITDPIDGTNKLWRSYERGDFGDCNSTVLLCGFAPGMKEPIISAVYSPFQRKQMLAMAGLGGATFVTSADPRPRKLTISGGPQHLKDVDRYEYSSWGESLRPLESMMPSARRIRHQLRMASVALRDTDISAFPAPSHPHDVVPGAHIVQAAGGAVRSLEGHSYEDIDWRMDPVGGVVAAATPALANELVEHLT from the coding sequence ATGAGTAGAAACTACGAGAAATACCCTGATACGCGCGAGCTATCCAAACGATACGAATTTATGGAGGCGACTGTGCGGGCACTTGGTGATAGGGCCTGTGAGATGGTGAAAGGCACCGTAACCATGTGCCGTAAAGCTGACGGGAGCAAGGTAACCGATGTTGACGAGACACTCAATCAGCTGCTGCTCGACCGTGTCGCCCGACAATTCCCCAACGATCTTGTATGGGGAGAAGAGGCGTCAAATAGTGAAAAAGGCAACCTTGATATCGCCGACCAGCAGTGGCTTTGGATAACAGATCCGATTGATGGTACCAATAAACTCTGGCGCTCGTATGAGCGAGGCGATTTTGGCGACTGTAATTCCACAGTACTACTTTGTGGTTTTGCGCCAGGCATGAAAGAGCCGATTATAAGTGCTGTGTATAGTCCATTTCAGCGTAAGCAGATGCTAGCTATGGCTGGCCTGGGAGGAGCGACGTTCGTTACTTCAGCAGATCCTCGGCCCAGGAAGCTTACTATATCTGGTGGCCCTCAACACCTTAAGGATGTAGATCGCTATGAATATTCAAGCTGGGGCGAATCCCTTAGACCGCTCGAATCCATGATGCCCTCGGCACGTCGTATTCGGCACCAATTACGAATGGCCTCTGTGGCACTGCGAGATACGGATATATCAGCCTTTCCGGCGCCCTCTCACCCGCATGATGTGGTGCCAGGGGCTCATATCGTACAGGCGGCTGGCGGAGCTGTTCGTTCCCTTGAAGGCCATTCGTATGAGGATATTGATTGGCGGATGGATCCAGTAGGAGGTGTCGTTGCGGCCGCAACTCCCGCGCTTGCGAATGAGCTCGTAGAACACTTAACGTAA
- the rpsO gene encoding 30S ribosomal protein S15 — protein MITRENKDKALALTQVHKTDVGSPQAQVSVLTARINEVTTHLKGNKHDFMARRGLMQMVGRRKKLLKYLEKKNFEMYKATVAKLGLRK, from the coding sequence ATGATTACACGAGAGAATAAAGACAAAGCACTTGCTTTGACACAAGTCCACAAAACCGACGTCGGATCACCTCAGGCGCAGGTTTCTGTTTTAACGGCTCGTATCAATGAAGTGACTACCCATCTTAAGGGCAACAAGCATGACTTCATGGCTCGCCGTGGATTGATGCAAATGGTTGGGCGACGCAAAAAGCTGCTGAAGTATCTCGAAAAGAAGAATTTTGAGATGTACAAGGCAACAGTCGCTAAACTCGGACTCCGCAAATAA
- the truB gene encoding tRNA pseudouridine(55) synthase TruB, with product MMQDRVILIDKPAGMTSFGVVARIRRRLSEQMGKKVKVGHTGTLDPFATGLMIIVTGKECKNAGEYSKLDKVYEATFRLGETSSTGDPEGEIHAKDTRRPPKEEVEAAMAHFVGNITQRPPIYSAIKINGQRAYKLARKGEEVEIPFRNVTVYSLELLEYTYPEVKVRAHVSSGTYIRTLGEDIGERLGVGAYCSQLRRTRIAQYDIADSLVIEDIGN from the coding sequence ATGATGCAAGATAGAGTTATTTTAATCGATAAGCCTGCTGGTATGACCAGTTTTGGTGTGGTGGCACGGATTCGTCGCCGGCTGAGTGAGCAGATGGGTAAAAAAGTGAAGGTGGGCCATACAGGAACGCTTGATCCGTTTGCCACAGGCCTCATGATCATTGTAACAGGGAAGGAATGCAAGAATGCCGGTGAATATTCTAAGCTCGATAAGGTCTACGAGGCGACATTTCGACTTGGTGAAACGAGTTCTACGGGCGATCCCGAGGGAGAAATACATGCTAAGGATACTCGCCGGCCTCCAAAAGAGGAGGTCGAAGCGGCCATGGCACATTTTGTTGGCAATATTACCCAGCGACCACCTATCTACAGTGCAATTAAAATCAACGGCCAGCGAGCCTATAAACTCGCGCGAAAAGGGGAGGAGGTAGAGATTCCTTTTAGGAATGTCACTGTTTACTCGCTGGAACTACTCGAATACACGTACCCTGAGGTAAAAGTTCGCGCTCATGTTTCAAGTGGCACATATATCCGGACGCTTGGTGAGGATATTGGAGAAAGATTAGGGGTCGGTGCGTATTGCTCGCAGCTTCGGCGCACACGAATTGCACAATATGATATAGCCGATAGCCTTGTGATTGAAGATATTGGCAATTAA
- a CDS encoding PIG-L family deacetylase: MKKIIFGIFAHPDDEAFGPSGALLKATRQGDELHLITFTNGDAGTNPDNIPDLGSARLEEWKRAGELMSAKTMHFLGYKDGSLSNTILLEATQKITEIVRSITESADEDHEVEFMTMDLNGITGHIDHIVAARTACLVFYRLKATNSRFRRIRLACWPKEAFPVINTDWIFMEPGRSKEEIDETIDARNLQDELKAIIETHHTQRHDGENFLAWQGSDLGLCYFLVKS, from the coding sequence ATGAAAAAAATTATTTTTGGCATTTTTGCTCATCCGGACGATGAAGCATTCGGTCCAAGCGGCGCACTTTTAAAAGCTACCCGGCAAGGCGATGAACTTCATCTCATTACCTTCACAAATGGCGATGCGGGGACAAACCCGGACAATATTCCTGATCTCGGTAGTGCTCGCCTTGAGGAATGGAAAAGGGCTGGAGAGCTCATGAGCGCAAAAACCATGCATTTCTTAGGCTACAAGGATGGCTCTCTTAGTAATACCATATTGCTTGAGGCCACGCAGAAAATAACAGAGATTGTACGATCGATTACCGAGAGCGCGGATGAAGACCACGAAGTCGAATTCATGACTATGGATCTTAATGGTATTACGGGCCACATAGATCATATCGTCGCCGCACGTACAGCTTGCCTCGTTTTTTATCGACTCAAAGCCACTAATTCTCGCTTCAGGCGTATTCGCCTGGCTTGTTGGCCGAAAGAAGCTTTTCCTGTCATCAACACTGATTGGATTTTCATGGAACCTGGTCGCAGCAAAGAGGAAATAGATGAGACTATTGACGCGCGCAATCTACAAGACGAGCTCAAAGCAATCATAGAAACACATCACACTCAGCGCCATGACGGCGAAAACTTCCTCGCTTGGCAAGGAAGTGATCTGGGATTGTGCTATTTTTTGGTAAAATCTTAA